The window ATCCAGTTCGCAAAAAGAGAATTGGATTGCCTATTGGATCAATATGAGCTTTACAAGAAACAGTTAGCACAACTAGATGAAGAACTAGAAGGTGTTGTTGAAAGCATACCAGGTGCGAAACAAATGACCAATATCCCGGGACTTAGTTACACTACCATTGCTTTGTTCTTTGCGGAAGTAGGAGATTTAACCAAGTACAATCATCCGCAACAATTAGTCAATCTGGCAGGGCTTTCTTTAAGAGAACACAGTTCAGGAAAGTATAAAGGGCAAACACGCATAACCAAAAGGGGTCGAAGACGTTTACGAAAAGCATTATACCTGGCCATTCGACCATTGGTTGCCCATAATCCTGTATTTAAAGCCTTGCATCATTACTATACCAATCGGCCAGACAGGCCGTTAAAAAAACAACAGTCTCTGATTGCCTTGTGTTGTAAATTATTACGTGTGTTATTTGCCATTGGTAAGAAACAGTGTGAGTTTGATGGATTAAAGCTATTAAAGGGATTACCTCAAATAAAAGCATTACAGGCTGCATAAAAGCTTTCAAACGACTTGTTATTCTGACAAACACCAATAGTGCAGAGTTGGAGTATATTTTCACCATTCGGGCATTAGACCCTGTAAAGGAGCATATCCAACCTCCACCTCATGGGTACGCAGGACGAAGGAATGTGTGGATCTTAAAATCCAGTGATACATGGGAGGGTGAGCGACCATGAGAAGTGTGGAGACTTCTTGCACGGTCATACATGATATTACAGATATTGTAAATCTGTATTATAGGATGCACCTTACCATGTAAATATATTGAATAAATACAAGAAATTTACACTCATTTGAGGTGAAGAAGCTATTATGTGTTAGCGAAATTTAAAGAAAACGCGAGAATTTTGAAGAAAATTAAAGTTTATAGAGGGAGGGATGGAAATGGCCTTAAAAAATAAATATCCCTATATAGGGGATCATATAAGAATTCATAAACTACCATCAGGCGGTGTTCTTGAAATCGATTATTTAAGAGAAGATGTTTCCGCTTCGGATTTTGAGTATCTAGATTTAAATCAAACTGCTTATGAGATTTGCATGCGTATGGATGGCACCAAAACGATTGAAGAAATCTTACAAGCACAATGTGATAAATACAATGAAAATATACATGACCATGAGGGATGGTATTATGATATGATCCATATGCTTTTGAAAAAGCAAGTTATAAAAATAATGGATCAGGCTAAATACAAACTTATACAAGTAAGCGGAAGCAATGAATATCCAATGCCATTACATGCTACATTTGAACTAACACACAAATGTAATTTAAAATGTGAACATTGTTATCTAGAAAGTTCCCCTCAAGCACAAGGGACAATTTCTTTAGAAAAATTTAAGAAAGTTACAGATATGTTATATAAAAACGGTGTACTAACCTGTGAAATTACCGGTGGGGAAGTATTTGTCCATCCAAAAGCAAACGAGATTCTAGCATATGCATTAAACAAATTTAAAAAGGTAGCGATCTTAACAAATGGAACATTATTAAGGAAAGAAAGTGCAGATCTTTTAATAAAATATAAACATAAGATCATTGTGGGCATTTCCTTAGATAGTGTCCGGCCGGAAGTACATAATCGTTTCAGGGGAAAAAAGCATGCCTTTGAACAGACTTGTAAAACGATTAAGTTACTCAGCGATAATGGCATTTTTGTTCGAGTTGCTATGTCTGTTTTTGAAGATAATATGTGGGAAATACGTGAAATGGCCAGTTTAGTAAAAGAACTGGGAGCTAAGTTATTTACTTATAATTGGGTGAATGATTTTGGTAGAGGAAAAAATATAGAACTTCCCACTGTGAACGCAAATGTATATCAAAAGTTCTTATCCTATGAAAAGGAACTACTTGAAGAATTCAAAGATTTAATTCCGATTATTCCATATGAAAGAAAAAGGGTAAGTAATTGTGGAGCTGGATGGCGTTCTATAGTGGTAGATCCATATGGCAATGTTCGGCCATGTGCCTTATTTCCGAAAACATTCTCTTTAGGAAATATTTTAACAGATTCATATGAAAATATATTTAAATCGCCAATTGTCCACAAATTATGGAAATTACAGTCTCCCAAATTTAGTGAACATTGTAAGAAAGGCTGTCCTTTTAATGGATATTGTGGAGGCTGCTATTTGAAAGGATTAAATGCTAACAAACATCATCGTACAAATACTTGTTCTTGGGCAAAAAATGAGAATCTGGAGGATATTCTCCAGCTTGTTTAGGAGGGTTTTTCATGTCAGAAAATCGACAAAATCGCGGAAGTCAACGGAGGGTATTTCAATATATTATTTCATTGATCTTTTTTGCGGCAGCTATTACTTATTTCGTAAAAGGTAATTGGGGTTTAGCCGTTTTCTCTCTAATCATAGCCATTGTGTTTGTCGTTCGAGCAACAAAGGATGTGAAACGATGAATCCTATTTTAGACATTCAACATCTATCCGTATGGTATGAAAAAAACAACTTTGTTTTGGAGGATATCAATCTTTCTTTGAAGCAGGGGTATGTTTACGGATTGCTAGGAGTCAATGGCGCTGGAAAAACAACTTTGTTAAATACTTTAACCGGAATAAATCGTTCTTTTAGTGGCTTTTTTAAAATGGATGATATAAAAGTGGAGCCTGATGCAAAATTACATCAATGGCATGAATCTAAAAAAAAACGATATTTTGCCGCTGATTATCCAATGCTGTTCACAGAGATGTCTGCTCGTGAATATGTTAAATTCGTTCATAAGCTTTATCAAAAAATATATAAAGAAGAAGAATTTCTTCAATTAGCTGAAGAGTTTCATTTTACGAAATATGTTAGCCGACGTATTTCTGAATTATCGCTTGGAAATCGACAAAAGGTTGTTCTAATAACAGGTCTGTTGCTGAGAGTTCCTCTTTTTATTCTCGATGAACCACTTGTCGGTTTAGATGTAGAGTCCATAGAAGTATTTCATCAAAAAATGAAAAAGTATTGTAAGAATGGAGGAACTATTCTCTTTTCATCCCATCTTCTTGAAATCGTAAAGAGGTTTTGTGACTATGCAATTATTTTGCATAATAAGAAAATCCTTTCTGTAGTAAAAATAAATGAAAATTTAGATTTACATAAGGAATTTTTTGAGGTAATCCGAAATGACTGATTTCTTGCTCATCTTTCATTTATTCATTAAACAGTACTATGGAAAATATAAGAGAAAAGATTTCATCCAAACAATAATTGGTCTTGGCATTCTTGTTCTATTTGAAATTGGTTTAATCAAACAGGCGCATTTAAACGAAAGTATTTTATTAAAAGGTTATATTGTGGGAGCTCTTCTTTTTATAAACGTATATATCACTTCTCTATCTGTAAATACGCAGTGGAAAGAAAAATTTATGGATGTCATTTGCATCATGCCTATTCGGCCACGTGTTTTTTGGACTTCGCAAATACTTTTTCTTTATATTGATATGTGTTTAAGAAGAACATTGTTTTTCATTATACTCCCTATTGTTTTATTTGTTGACCACCATCTATCTGCAAACGATTTATTGGTTTGGTTATGCAAATTTTTGTTTTTAACCATATATTCTATTGTGATTGGCATTGCATTAGGAAATTTGTTGAATAGAAAACAAACACTGTATATGTTCTCTCATATTGCAGCTCTGCTGCTTGTGTTTTGCTCCATGTACCGTTTGCCAATATTGTATATATTGGTATGCATCATCCATATAGGCTGGGTGATCGTTGTAGATTTTCCAAAATTCTTGCAGGTTTCCAACCAGTCTGATAAAAATTCAAAATCACGACATATCGAATTTTCCTTTTATAAAAGGGAATGGAACAGATTTCTTTCATCTAAAGCAATGATTTTAAACTATGCCGTAATGGTTGCTTTTATTGTTTTCTTCTCCTATAACCTAATGAAATTAAAAATGGTTGGATCGGCTACGGTTTTTTTCATTGCTGTTGCATTATTGTTAACCTGTTCACCAATTGCATTGCTTTATTCGATTGAAAAACATAATAGAAAACTATTATTAGCATTGCCTATTAAGAAATGGTCACTATTTTGGCAGAAATATGCTTTCTACATAGGATTGCTGCTGACTGGATATGTTTCAATTATCTTAGTTTTTTCCATATTATTTAAAACACTTATTTCATTTTGGAGTATAGCTCAATGTGTAGAATTGCTTCTAGCGGGAGCATTTATCCGTCTAAAAGCAGATGAATATAGACCAAATTTCGATTGGGAGACAGAACAAAAATTATGGAGTGACTTTAAGAAATACCGGTCGTATTTTTATTGTTTCCCTCTGTTTTTGCCAGCAATAGTTGGAACTTTTTTTTCTCTAATATCCATCCCGATCCTGACGATATTCATTTGGTATATGCTAAACAAGCAAGAAGGTGATTTTATTGGATAAGATACAATTAGATAAAGAGTGGAAAATCAGTTTGTTTCCGACAAAAAAATTTTCAACTGTGTCTATTGCAGTCTATTTCTATGATAAGCTTCAGGACTCAGTAAAGTTTGAAGAAAATACTCTATTTTTTTATTGGTTTAGTTCCTTGAAAAAGAAAATACTGGTTGAAAAGTTTGGTTTTGATGTTGCTGAACGATTTGTTTGCTCGACAAGCCTTTTTTTTAATAATCAGCTTAAAACATATGGAACAAGAATCATTCATCCTAAGTATTCTGACTGTTATGATCAAGATTTAGAAAACATTGTTGATGAACTTGTTAATGTTTTGATTCATACGAAGGATTTAACAGAGGATTTAATGAGAAAAGCTAAGCAAGATCTAATTGCAAAAATCCAAAGACAATTTGCAAATCCGTTCGCATATTCTACGGCTCGTCTTTTGGAAACTGCCTTTCAAAA of the Bacillus smithii genome contains:
- a CDS encoding subtilosin maturase AlbA, which produces MALKNKYPYIGDHIRIHKLPSGGVLEIDYLREDVSASDFEYLDLNQTAYEICMRMDGTKTIEEILQAQCDKYNENIHDHEGWYYDMIHMLLKKQVIKIMDQAKYKLIQVSGSNEYPMPLHATFELTHKCNLKCEHCYLESSPQAQGTISLEKFKKVTDMLYKNGVLTCEITGGEVFVHPKANEILAYALNKFKKVAILTNGTLLRKESADLLIKYKHKIIVGISLDSVRPEVHNRFRGKKHAFEQTCKTIKLLSDNGIFVRVAMSVFEDNMWEIREMASLVKELGAKLFTYNWVNDFGRGKNIELPTVNANVYQKFLSYEKELLEEFKDLIPIIPYERKRVSNCGAGWRSIVVDPYGNVRPCALFPKTFSLGNILTDSYENIFKSPIVHKLWKLQSPKFSEHCKKGCPFNGYCGGCYLKGLNANKHHRTNTCSWAKNENLEDILQLV
- a CDS encoding ATP-binding cassette domain-containing protein, which encodes MNPILDIQHLSVWYEKNNFVLEDINLSLKQGYVYGLLGVNGAGKTTLLNTLTGINRSFSGFFKMDDIKVEPDAKLHQWHESKKKRYFAADYPMLFTEMSAREYVKFVHKLYQKIYKEEEFLQLAEEFHFTKYVSRRISELSLGNRQKVVLITGLLLRVPLFILDEPLVGLDVESIEVFHQKMKKYCKNGGTILFSSHLLEIVKRFCDYAIILHNKKILSVVKINENLDLHKEFFEVIRND